The genome window CACCGCCACGATATCCCGGTCGCCGAACTGAACGAAAAAGCACAGGCTGCATTGGCCGGCTGGCTGGCTGCCGCAGGCGCGCAACCCAGTGCGCAGCCCAAGGCCCAGCCCTGATCAGCGCGCGTCGTGCGCGCGCCTGACCCACTGCAATTGATTAATTCTTGAGCAACGCCTGGATGTCCTGCGTCAGGGCATCCACGCCAATATTGTTATTGGCCAGCACGCGCGACTCACCCTTGCCATCCAGCAGATAGAACGCCGCCGTGTGGTCCATGGTGTAGTTGCCGTCCTTGGTCGGCGCCTTGGCGTAGTACGCCTTGAACGACGCAGCCGTCTTTTTGACCTGGTCCGGCGTGCCGGTAAGACCCAGAAAACGCGGGTCAAATGCCGTCACATACTGCTTCAGTACTTCAGGCGTGTCGCGCTCCGGGTCCACCGAGATCAGCAGCACCTGCACGCGGTCCGCATCCGGGCCCAGCTTCTTCATGACCTCGGTCAGCTCGGCCAGTGAGGTCGGGCACACGTCGGGGCACTGCGTGAACCCAAAGAACACCACCACCACCTTGCCGGCAAAGTCAGACAATTGACGCGTCTTGCCGTTGTAGTCGGACAGTTCCATGCCGCGGCCCAACTGGGTGCCGCTGATGTCGCTGCCCTTGAATTTGGGAGCGCTATCGCCGCATGCAGCCAGAGCGGCGGTGAAAGCAGCGGCAACGCCCAGGCGCAGGGCCAGGCGGCGGGTGGCGGAAAACATGGACATCAACAACCTCCAGGGGGTCAGCGCAACAGGCCGACCCAGTGGTCCACCAGCAGGGCTCCGAACAGCAACGCCAGGTAGAGAATGGAAAAACGGAACATGCTGCGCGCCAGCTCGTCGCTGTAGGCGCGATACAAACGCCACGCATACGACACGAACATGCCGCCCAGCACCAGGGCCGACAGCAGATAGAGCACGCCGCTCATGCGGATGATGTAGGGCAACAGCGTCGTCGCCACCAGCGCAATGCTGTAGAGCAGAATATGCAGGCGCGTGAACTGGTTGCCGTGCGTCACCGGCAACATGGGCAGTCCGGCCTTTGCGTAATCGTGGTTGCGGTATAGCGCCAGCGCCCAGAAATGCGGTGGCGTCCAGATGAAGATGATCAGCACCAGTATCCAGGCTTCAGCGGGTACGGAACCCGCAACGGCAGCCCAACCCAGCGCGGGCGGCATCGCGCCCGACAAGCCGCCGATCACGATATTCTGCGGCGTGCGCGGCTTGAGGATGACGGTGTAGATGACGGCGTAACCCACAAAAGTGGCAAAGGTCAGCCACATGGTCAGCGGGTTCACCAGTGTGTACAGCACGAACATGCCCGCGCCGCCCAACAGGCCAGACAGGCTCAACACCTGAAACGCGGAAATGGTGCCTTGGGCGGTGCCGCGTCGCGCCGTGCGCAACATACGGGCGTCCACTTCCTGTTCGATCAGGCAGTTGATGGCGAAAGCGGCTGCGGCCAGCAGCCAGATGCCAACGGTGCCAAAGAGCACGTGGCGCATATCAGGAATACCCGGCGAGGCGAGAAACATGCCTATGACTGCGCAAAACACGGCCAGCTGCGTGACGCGCGGCTTGGTGAGTACGAAGTATTGGCGGAATAAACCGGGTTGAGGGGCGGCAAGACTGGTCATAGTGGACCCTATTTTAAACGCGCACCGAATTGGGGCCATAGCCCCCCGGCCGGCGCACATCCCGCCGTAGACAAACGCACCATCAGCACCACAGCAGCCAAGGTCAGGCCGGCGGCGCCCCCATTGTGCAGCACCGCGATCAGCAACGGCCACTGGAAGAAGATCGTCGTCAGTCCGGTAAATAGCTGTGCCGCCAGCAAAGCCAGCATCAGCGTGGCCGGGCCGCGCAGGCCCGGTTCGGCCCGCAACCGCCAGGCCAGTATGCCCAGATACAAAAACACGACAAAGGCGAAATTGCGGTGGACCCAGTGTATGGCCGTCAGCGCGGGCTGCGAGATCATTTCACCCGAAGGCAGTTCGCCCAATGCGCGTATCACCGAATAACCGCCATGAAAGTCCATGTCCGGCACCCACTGGCCGTGACACATCGGAAAGTCCATGCAAGCCAGCGCGGCATAGTTGGTGCTGACCCAGCCGCCCAATGTCACCTGAACCAGCAGCAGGCCAAAACCCACGGCTACCCACGGTTTCCAGCGAGCCGCAGCAGCAGCCACGGCCAGATGCGGGCGCTCCCGGGCAGACAGCCATGTCATCAGCGCCAGCACCGACAAGCCAAACACCAGGTGCGACGTCACAACCACCGGCATCAGCTTATGAGTGACGGTCCAAGCGCCAAACGCGCCCTGCACGCACACGGCGACAAGCGTGGTGATGGCAAGCGCCGGCGAGCGGCCCAGCTCACGCCGGTATCGCCACGCCATATACACAATGCCGATGATCAGCATGCCCAGGATGGTGCCGACGTAGCGGTGGATCATCTCGATCCAGGCTTTGGACAGCGTCACCGGGCCAAACGGCATGGCCTGGGATGCTTCGTGGATATCGCCCATGGCGCCCAGCGGCGTCACGCTACCGTAGCAGCCGGGCCAATCGGGGCAGCCCAAGCCCGAATCCGTCAGCCGCACAAAGGCGCCAAACATAATCAGGTCCAGGGTCAGGAACCAGGTGAAAAATACGAGCTTGCGATAACGCGCTTTGATGCGTTCCATATCAACCAAAAAAAAGAAAATGCCCCCACGCTGCGCGCCCTTCGGGCGCTTGCTGCCCCCCAAAAAGTGGGAGCAAGTTTTGCAACTCAACCAATCCGGGAGTTATAGACCAGCTTGCTGATGTCTTTGCGGACTTTCACCCCATCCGCTTCGGCAGGGTACTGCATCATCAGGTTGCCCAACGGGTCGATCACCCAGATCGGGTCCTGCAAGCCCGGCTGGCCGGCGGCGGTGTCGCGCGCCAGCAGGTAGCGCGCCAGTTGGTCCGGATTCACGCGCAGCATGACGGTGCCCTTGTAGGCTTCCAGTACCTTTTCCGGCACGGGCGCGTCATCGGTGATGAACCAAACCCGCGACAGGCGATCAACGTTCTTGCCCTGGCTGGCGTGGCTATTGCGCGCAATATAAAGCTTTCGGGCGCAACTTTCAGGGCATGCCGCGCCATCGGCCGCCACCAGCAGCCACTTGCCTTTCAGGCTTTGCAGATCAAAGGGCTTGCCATCCAGCGTCGTCAGCTTCAATTCGCTGGCCGCCGGCATGGGCCGCTGCGGCGTCACCAAGGTGCCGTAATTGCTGGAATCCGCCGGCCACCACTGGGGATTCATATACACCACAAAAGCCGCCACGATCGGCGCCAGTGAACACAGAAACACCAGCAGCATGGGCGTCAATGAACGCTTGCCTGCAGGCCGGGTAGATGAAATGTCGCGAGCCACTTTATATCCTGAAAGAATCGTTTATTAACGCGCCGGATCAGGTCTGGGACCCAGCCCGCGCGCGCTGGCGCATGCGCTTGATGGCGCCCCCCAGCACCACCAGCCATGCGATGGCGGCAATCAAACCAAACGCGAACCACTGCACGGCGTAAGACGTGTTCTTCTGAAAATCTACCGACGGCTGAGGCCAATCTCGCACCAGTCCGTCGTCGGCGCCCTGCGCAGTCTGCACGGGTTGCGCACCAAGGGAAGACGGCGCAGTCTGCGTAGCGGCAAGCGTCTGGCTCAGCACCGTGGGCAATAGATTCAGCCCCGTGGCTCGCGCGTAAGCGTCCAGCGGCAGATTCTGCACCTGCGGCACGCGCCCGCCTTCCACGGGCAAGGTTGCGGGCAAGCTGGACTGATCATGTCCGCCCATGGACCACAGTTCAAACATGCGCGGCACGCGTTCTGACAGCTCACCCGTAATGGTCAGTTCACCCGCCGGCGTGGCGGGAAGCGCGGGGTCACCCTGGCCCTGGATCACGCGCGGCAACCAGCCGCGCAATACCAGCACCGCCTGGCGTGACGACGTATCCAGCAGCAGCGGCGTCGCCAGCCAATAACCCGGCCTGCCATCGTGGTTGCGATTATCCAGCAGTACACTGAACTGCGGCAGCCACGAACCGCGGGCCTGGGCTACGCGCCATGCGTTCAAGGTGTCGGAAGGCGTTGCCGGGGTCAAGACAAGCGGTGCTTGCTTGCGGCCTGCTTCGATAGCAGCCAGAATGGCGCGTCGCTCATCGCTGCGGCGCAATTGCCACTGCCCCAGCGACACCAGAATCACCACAGCGATGCCAAGCAGAAGTAGGGCGGCTACCGTGAGCCTGGTTGAATGCGGTCTGGCCATGTGTCTTTACTAACTCTGATTTGTCCGGAGACCACCATGCGCGTTTTCGTCGTACTGGCCTTCATCGGTATTCTGGCCAGTCTGGCATCCGCCCTGGTCTACCTGATGCGGGACAAAGGTTCCACCAACCGCACCGTCAATGCGCTGACGATACGCATCGGGCTGTCGGTGGCCTTGTTCCTGTTTGTGCTGTTCGCCCATCACATGGGCTGGATCGAAAGCACCGGACTTAGATAGGCTGGCGGGACACTGGTTCCCGCTTGCCTCAAACGCGTGGCATGAACCCATCATCGTCTTGGGCCTGACTGCCGCCCATGAAGCGCAACAAGCCTTCAGGCAAGATGCCAGGGCAAAACACACACCTGTTGCAGCAACTACCGTGTAGCTGAGGCCGCCCATCGCCGCAGCGCTGCCTGATGGGTTACGCGCGCTGGCGCCGGGATTTTGCCCAGATGCTTTCGCGCGCCCCCATCCTGCAATTTCAGCCAGTTGCCGGTCAGAACCAATACACAAACAGGTACAGGCCCAGCCACACCACGTCCACAAAGTGCCAATACCAGGCCGCGCCTTCAAACCCGAAGTGATGGTCAGCCGTGAAGTGGCCTCGCATCAGCCGGATCAGAATAACGGTCAGCATGGTGGCGCCCAGGATCACGTGGAAGCCGTGGAACCCGGTCAGCATATAAAACAGCGAACCATACGCGCCCGAATTGAACTTCAGGTTCAGCTCGGTATAGGCATGGTGATATTCGGCGGCCTGACAGGCCACGAAGATGAAGCCCAGGATGACCGTTGCGGCCAACCAGAACATCGTCTTGCCGCGATGATTTTCACGCAGCGCATGGTGGGCGATGGTAAGCGTCACACCCGAAGACAGCAGCAACGCGGTGTTGATCGTGGGCAGCCAGAAGGGGCCAACCGTCTGGAAGTCTTCCACCACGCCGGCCGGGCCGAAGTTGGGCCAGGCAGCCTTGAAGTCCGGCCACAGCATCAGGCGATGGTCCAGGTCGCCCAGCCACGGAGTGGTGATGGTGCGGGTGTACCAAAGCGCGCCGAAGAATGCGGCAAAGAACATGACTTCGGAGAAGATGAACCAGCTCATGCCCCAACGGTACGAACCGTCGATGCGCTTGCTGTTCATGCCCGCTTCGGATTCCTGGATGGCGTCGCCAAACCAGTAATACAGCACCACGATCAAGCCAATAAATCCGGCCAGCACAGACCACTTGGCCCAGCTGACGCCGTTGATCCAGGCTGCGGCGCCCAGCCCCATGAACAACAGCGCCACCGCCGTACGCACGGGATGCCCCGAGTCGGCGGGCACAAAGTAGTACGGTGCCTCTTTACCTTGAACCGAGTGGCTTGCACTCATGGCTTTCTCCCTGGTACAGATTTATAGATTAAGTGAGTCAAGTCAGGCTGGCTACAGCCCAACGCACAATTAATACCAGCACAGTAACGAAGATAGCCGCTGCCAGCAGCCCGGCAAGGATCACGTGCACCGGGTTCAGCTTGGCGCTGTCTTCCCGGTAGCCCGCGCCCTTGCGCACGCCGAAAAACCCCCACGCCACCGCCTTCATCGTCTGAAGGAAACTCAGCTTGCGCCGAGAAGTTTCGTGCAGGTCGTCGCTCATGGCCTGGCCTTAGCTGACCGCGTTGCCGGTCAGCAGCGCTGAACCGCGCACCACAGTCCAGGCAAACACGGCGACAACAAAAGCCAATAGGACCAGTCCTGCAATCTTGTTACGGCGGCGCTGCTCGGGTGTCATTGCTGTGCTACCTGAAACATGAAAGGCTTGTTTGTTCACTTCACTTCGGGCGGCGTTTCGAAGGTGTGGAAGGGCGCGGGCGAAGGCACCGTCCATTCCAATCCTTCGGCGCCTTCCCACGGCTTGGCGGAAGCGCGTTCGCCCTTGCCTGCGTAGCAACGCAACATCGCCCACAGGAAGATCAGTTGCGACAGGCCGAACCAGAACGCGCCAATGGTGGCGATCTGATGGAACGTCGTGAACTGCGCAGCGTAGTCAGCGTAGCGGCGCGGCATGCCGGCCAGACCCAGGAAGTGCATCGGGAAGAAGGTCACGTTGAACGAGATCAGCGTCGACCAGAAATGCAGCTTGCCCAGCTTTTCGCTGTACATGCGGCCCGTCCACTTGGGCACCCAGTAATAGGCGCCGGCAAACAAGGCAAACAGCGATCCGGCCACCAGCACATAGTGGAAGTGCGCCACCACGTAGTAGGTATCGTGCACCTGGATGTCGATAGGCGCCACCGACAG of Achromobacter seleniivolatilans contains these proteins:
- the cyoE gene encoding heme o synthase yields the protein MTSLAAPQPGLFRQYFVLTKPRVTQLAVFCAVIGMFLASPGIPDMRHVLFGTVGIWLLAAAAFAINCLIEQEVDARMLRTARRGTAQGTISAFQVLSLSGLLGGAGMFVLYTLVNPLTMWLTFATFVGYAVIYTVILKPRTPQNIVIGGLSGAMPPALGWAAVAGSVPAEAWILVLIIFIWTPPHFWALALYRNHDYAKAGLPMLPVTHGNQFTRLHILLYSIALVATTLLPYIIRMSGVLYLLSALVLGGMFVSYAWRLYRAYSDELARSMFRFSILYLALLFGALLVDHWVGLLR
- a CDS encoding DUF2970 domain-containing protein → MSDDLHETSRRKLSFLQTMKAVAWGFFGVRKGAGYREDSAKLNPVHVILAGLLAAAIFVTVLVLIVRWAVASLT
- a CDS encoding SURF1 family protein, translating into MARPHSTRLTVAALLLLGIAVVILVSLGQWQLRRSDERRAILAAIEAGRKQAPLVLTPATPSDTLNAWRVAQARGSWLPQFSVLLDNRNHDGRPGYWLATPLLLDTSSRQAVLVLRGWLPRVIQGQGDPALPATPAGELTITGELSERVPRMFELWSMGGHDQSSLPATLPVEGGRVPQVQNLPLDAYARATGLNLLPTVLSQTLAATQTAPSSLGAQPVQTAQGADDGLVRDWPQPSVDFQKNTSYAVQWFAFGLIAAIAWLVVLGGAIKRMRQRARAGSQT
- a CDS encoding twin transmembrane helix small protein, whose translation is MRVFVVLAFIGILASLASALVYLMRDKGSTNRTVNALTIRIGLSVALFLFVLFAHHMGWIESTGLR
- a CDS encoding cytochrome c oxidase subunit 3 — protein: MSASHSVQGKEAPYYFVPADSGHPVRTAVALLFMGLGAAAWINGVSWAKWSVLAGFIGLIVVLYYWFGDAIQESEAGMNSKRIDGSYRWGMSWFIFSEVMFFAAFFGALWYTRTITTPWLGDLDHRLMLWPDFKAAWPNFGPAGVVEDFQTVGPFWLPTINTALLLSSGVTLTIAHHALRENHRGKTMFWLAATVILGFIFVACQAAEYHHAYTELNLKFNSGAYGSLFYMLTGFHGFHVILGATMLTVILIRLMRGHFTADHHFGFEGAAWYWHFVDVVWLGLYLFVYWF
- a CDS encoding cytochrome oxidase small assembly protein, whose product is MTPEQRRRNKIAGLVLLAFVVAVFAWTVVRGSALLTGNAVS
- a CDS encoding COX15/CtaA family protein, whose translation is MERIKARYRKLVFFTWFLTLDLIMFGAFVRLTDSGLGCPDWPGCYGSVTPLGAMGDIHEASQAMPFGPVTLSKAWIEMIHRYVGTILGMLIIGIVYMAWRYRRELGRSPALAITTLVAVCVQGAFGAWTVTHKLMPVVVTSHLVFGLSVLALMTWLSARERPHLAVAAAAARWKPWVAVGFGLLLVQVTLGGWVSTNYAALACMDFPMCHGQWVPDMDFHGGYSVIRALGELPSGEMISQPALTAIHWVHRNFAFVVFLYLGILAWRLRAEPGLRGPATLMLALLAAQLFTGLTTIFFQWPLLIAVLHNGGAAGLTLAAVVLMVRLSTAGCAPAGGLWPQFGARLK
- a CDS encoding SCO family protein, whose product is MSMFSATRRLALRLGVAAAFTAALAACGDSAPKFKGSDISGTQLGRGMELSDYNGKTRQLSDFAGKVVVVFFGFTQCPDVCPTSLAELTEVMKKLGPDADRVQVLLISVDPERDTPEVLKQYVTAFDPRFLGLTGTPDQVKKTAASFKAYYAKAPTKDGNYTMDHTAAFYLLDGKGESRVLANNNIGVDALTQDIQALLKN
- a CDS encoding SCO family protein is translated as MLLVFLCSLAPIVAAFVVYMNPQWWPADSSNYGTLVTPQRPMPAASELKLTTLDGKPFDLQSLKGKWLLVAADGAACPESCARKLYIARNSHASQGKNVDRLSRVWFITDDAPVPEKVLEAYKGTVMLRVNPDQLARYLLARDTAAGQPGLQDPIWVIDPLGNLMMQYPAEADGVKVRKDISKLVYNSRIG